In one Sphingomonas sanguinis genomic region, the following are encoded:
- a CDS encoding helix-turn-helix transcriptional regulator: MSTNPDRILRLKAVLDQTGLCRSTLYRKMANGTFPKNIQLSTRCVGWRASAIDQWLRNPMLYHVDDHPAG; the protein is encoded by the coding sequence ATGTCCACCAACCCCGACCGCATCCTGCGTCTGAAGGCCGTCCTCGACCAGACCGGGCTTTGCCGATCCACCCTCTACCGCAAGATGGCCAACGGCACCTTTCCGAAGAACATCCAGCTCAGCACCCGCTGCGTGGGATGGCGCGCATCTGCGATCGACCAATGGCTGCGCAATCCGATGTTATACCATGTTGATGATCATCCTGCCGGATGA
- a CDS encoding dihydroorotase has translation MTFDLLLSGGTVHTPGGPVRADVGVRDGRIVAIGAKGDAGRVIDCTGLDILPGVIDSQVHFREPGLMHKEDLASGSRAAVMGGVTAVFEMPNTKPNTDSAEAITDKLTRARTMFCDHAFYVGATNHNARDLAELERMPGTAGVKIFMGASTGDLLVSEDARLAEVLASGHRRVAIHAEDEDRMNARADERIEGDPSSHPVWRDDESALLATRRILRLAREANRRIHILHVTTPAELEYIAQHKDIATCEVTPQHLTLAGEEAYPRLGTLAQMNPPIRSGAHRDGLWHWLNQGVPDVIGSDHAPHTLEEKAKPYPGSPSGMPGVQTLLPLLLDHAANGRLSLQRVIELTSAGAQRIFGIVGKGRIAAGYDADFTIVDLKKRWTIEDHWLQSKCGWSPFTGMELTGKPIGTIVRGQVAMWEDQLVDAPTGQPIRFEAVDFG, from the coding sequence ATGACCTTCGATCTGCTTCTCTCCGGCGGCACCGTTCACACCCCCGGCGGCCCCGTCCGCGCCGATGTCGGCGTGCGCGACGGCCGGATCGTGGCGATCGGGGCAAAAGGCGATGCGGGCCGGGTGATAGACTGCACCGGCCTCGACATCCTGCCCGGCGTGATCGACAGCCAGGTGCATTTCCGCGAGCCGGGCCTGATGCACAAGGAGGACCTCGCCTCGGGCAGCCGCGCCGCAGTGATGGGCGGCGTCACCGCCGTCTTCGAAATGCCCAACACCAAGCCGAACACCGATTCGGCCGAGGCGATCACCGACAAGCTGACCCGCGCCAGGACGATGTTCTGCGACCATGCCTTTTACGTGGGTGCGACCAATCACAATGCCCGCGACCTGGCCGAGCTGGAGCGGATGCCGGGCACGGCGGGCGTCAAGATCTTCATGGGCGCCTCGACCGGCGACCTGCTGGTGTCGGAGGATGCGCGGCTGGCCGAAGTGCTCGCCTCGGGCCATCGCCGCGTCGCGATCCATGCCGAGGACGAAGACCGGATGAACGCCCGCGCCGACGAGCGGATCGAGGGCGATCCGTCCTCGCACCCGGTCTGGCGCGACGATGAAAGCGCGCTGCTCGCCACCCGTCGCATCCTGCGCCTGGCGCGCGAGGCGAACCGCCGCATTCACATTCTGCACGTCACCACCCCCGCCGAGCTGGAATATATCGCCCAGCACAAGGACATTGCGACCTGCGAAGTGACGCCGCAGCATCTGACGCTGGCGGGCGAGGAAGCCTATCCGCGCCTCGGCACGCTGGCGCAGATGAACCCGCCGATCCGTTCGGGCGCGCATCGCGACGGACTGTGGCACTGGCTGAACCAGGGCGTGCCGGACGTGATCGGCTCGGACCATGCCCCGCATACGCTGGAGGAAAAGGCCAAGCCCTATCCGGGCAGCCCCAGCGGGATGCCGGGCGTGCAGACGCTGCTGCCGCTGCTGCTCGATCATGCCGCGAACGGCCGCCTGTCGCTCCAGCGGGTGATCGAGCTGACCAGCGCGGGGGCGCAGCGCATCTTCGGCATCGTCGGCAAGGGGCGCATCGCGGCCGGCTACGACGCCGACTTCACCATCGTCGACCTGAAGAAGCGCTGGACGATCGAGGATCACTGGCTCCAGTCCAAGTGCGGCTGGTCGCCTTTCACCGGCATGGAGCTGACCGGCAAGCCGATCGGGACGATCGTTCGCGGACAGGTGGCGATGTGGGAGGACCAGTTGGTCGACGCGCCGACCGGCCAGCCGATCCGCTTCGAGGCGGTCGACTTCGGATGA
- a CDS encoding DUF1134 domain-containing protein: MRIVCPGLSRRLSLLVSLLAGLAMVVAAPVAAQVRTIDPNQGIDSDLGTQPSRPAPQQSPPPQDYNPPVQSTPPAQQPPVTTTPGTPDSRAAQTTQAADTFERDDLLAAGEGVFGQGAEGLAGIIERILREQGRPNAYIAGREASGAFVVGLRYGSGVMTHKVEGQMPVYWTGPSLGFDIGGDANKVFVLVYNLYDTEELFHRFPAAEGRLYFVGGFAATYLRRGNVVLIPVRLGVGWRAGVNVGYMNFTHKARWLPF; the protein is encoded by the coding sequence ATGCGTATCGTCTGTCCGGGCCTGTCACGGCGCCTGTCCCTGTTGGTGTCTCTGTTGGCCGGCCTTGCCATGGTCGTCGCTGCGCCGGTTGCGGCGCAGGTCCGCACGATCGACCCCAATCAGGGCATCGACAGCGACCTGGGAACCCAGCCCTCGCGTCCCGCGCCCCAGCAGAGCCCGCCGCCGCAGGACTATAATCCGCCGGTTCAGTCGACCCCGCCCGCCCAGCAACCGCCGGTCACGACCACGCCCGGCACCCCCGATTCGCGCGCGGCCCAGACGACGCAGGCCGCCGACACCTTCGAGCGTGACGATTTGCTGGCCGCGGGCGAAGGCGTGTTCGGCCAGGGCGCCGAGGGGCTGGCGGGCATCATCGAGCGTATCCTGCGCGAACAGGGCCGCCCGAACGCCTATATCGCCGGGCGCGAGGCATCGGGCGCGTTCGTGGTCGGGCTGCGCTATGGCTCCGGCGTGATGACCCACAAGGTCGAGGGGCAGATGCCGGTCTATTGGACCGGGCCGTCGCTGGGCTTCGATATCGGCGGCGACGCGAACAAGGTGTTCGTGCTGGTATATAATCTCTACGACACCGAGGAGCTGTTCCACCGCTTCCCGGCGGCCGAGGGGCGGCTGTATTTCGTCGGTGGGTTCGCCGCGACCTATTTGCGGCGCGGCAATGTCGTGCTGATCCCGGTGCGGCTGGGGGTCGGTTGGCGCGCGGGCGTCAATGTCGGGTATATGAACTTCACGCATAAGGCGCGGTGGTTGCCGTTCTGA
- a CDS encoding HEPN domain-containing protein, with translation MRDDVAHLPDKKRRDLDRIVEVLFAEFEQATSLSTQKWRRQGRILKVILYGSYARGDWVDDPIGGYQSDYDILVVVSDERLTEPGEFWAKADDQFVREVTISKRISAPVSFIVHSLADVNNQLTQGRPFFIDVIDQGIALYEVEDFPFVTPKPLDPKAALIEARKHYAEWYPSAVGFLEQAKFAAANGRAKIAAFEFHQSTERFYHCLLLTLTLYSPKSHKLNFLRSQAEPLVHELIAVWPRDTKFAQRCFELLRQAYVNARYSAHYKVTPAELEWLAERVELLQQIVKQACEKRLAQA, from the coding sequence ATGCGCGACGACGTTGCTCATCTGCCGGACAAGAAGCGCCGCGATCTCGACCGGATCGTGGAAGTGCTGTTTGCCGAGTTCGAGCAGGCGACATCGCTCTCGACGCAGAAGTGGCGCCGGCAGGGCCGCATCCTCAAGGTCATCCTCTACGGCTCCTATGCGCGCGGCGACTGGGTCGACGATCCGATCGGCGGCTACCAGTCCGACTATGATATCCTCGTCGTCGTCAGCGACGAGCGGCTGACCGAGCCGGGCGAGTTCTGGGCCAAGGCCGACGATCAGTTCGTCCGCGAAGTGACGATCTCCAAGCGCATCAGCGCGCCGGTCAGCTTCATCGTCCACAGTCTCGCGGACGTGAACAATCAGCTGACGCAAGGGCGTCCATTCTTCATCGACGTGATCGACCAGGGCATCGCCCTATATGAGGTTGAGGACTTTCCGTTCGTCACGCCGAAACCACTGGATCCGAAAGCCGCGTTGATTGAAGCGCGAAAGCATTATGCTGAGTGGTATCCGAGCGCAGTTGGCTTTCTTGAACAGGCTAAATTTGCCGCTGCCAATGGCCGCGCAAAAATCGCTGCGTTCGAATTCCATCAGTCTACCGAACGCTTTTATCACTGCCTTCTGCTGACCCTAACGCTTTACAGCCCGAAGTCGCACAAGCTGAACTTTCTCCGCAGCCAGGCCGAGCCCCTCGTGCATGAGCTTATCGCTGTCTGGCCACGCGATACCAAGTTCGCCCAGCGCTGTTTCGAACTGTTGCGCCAGGCCTATGTCAACGCGCGCTACTCAGCCCATTACAAGGTGACGCCAGCCGAACTCGAATGGCTCGCTGAGCGGGTCGAACTCCTCCAGCAGATCGTCAAGCAGGCCTGCGAAAAGCGGCTCGCGCAGGCCTGA
- a CDS encoding ArdC family protein → MSRTIDQRQTLYAEVTARVIAELEEGRLPWVQPWDSAACACTMPANGVTGRRYSGINVLILWARVIEGGYSSQRWLTYRQAQAAGGNVRKGERGTTVCYADRFTPKGKDDSAHDDKQEARTIAFLKRFTVFNIDQCEGLPETLTQAAEVRPEIEILPEVAALIEASGADVRIGGDRAYYHPAADYVAVPPVSAFHEPINWYRTALHELGHWTGHQTRLDRDQSGAFGSANYAREELVAEMASAFACASLSIKSTVRHADYVGSWLEVLRHDDKAIFRAASAASKAADYLIGFAADEGQPS, encoded by the coding sequence ATGTCCAGGACCATCGACCAACGTCAGACCCTGTATGCCGAAGTGACGGCCCGTGTGATTGCCGAACTGGAGGAGGGGCGGCTGCCCTGGGTGCAGCCTTGGGACAGCGCGGCCTGTGCCTGTACCATGCCGGCAAACGGGGTGACCGGGCGGCGCTATTCCGGGATCAACGTGCTGATCCTGTGGGCCAGGGTCATCGAGGGCGGGTACAGTTCACAACGCTGGCTGACCTACCGCCAGGCTCAAGCGGCGGGCGGTAATGTCCGCAAAGGAGAGCGTGGCACCACCGTTTGTTATGCCGATCGCTTCACGCCAAAGGGCAAGGATGACAGCGCGCACGACGACAAGCAGGAGGCGCGCACAATTGCCTTCCTCAAGCGCTTCACGGTCTTCAACATCGACCAGTGCGAAGGCCTGCCCGAGACGTTGACGCAAGCAGCAGAGGTTCGGCCCGAGATCGAGATCCTGCCGGAGGTCGCGGCCCTTATCGAGGCGAGCGGCGCGGATGTGCGGATCGGCGGCGATCGTGCCTATTACCATCCGGCGGCCGACTATGTCGCGGTGCCGCCGGTTTCGGCCTTCCACGAGCCGATCAACTGGTATCGCACCGCTCTCCACGAGCTTGGCCATTGGACGGGTCACCAGACGCGATTGGATCGCGACCAGAGCGGCGCATTCGGTAGCGCCAATTATGCCCGCGAAGAGCTTGTCGCCGAGATGGCGAGCGCCTTTGCCTGTGCGTCGCTGTCGATCAAATCCACGGTGCGGCATGCCGATTATGTCGGGTCGTGGCTCGAGGTGCTACGCCACGACGACAAGGCGATCTTCCGGGCGGCGAGCGCCGCCAGCAAGGCGGCAGACTATCTGATCGGCTTTGCCGCGGATGAGGGGCAGCCGTCATGA
- a CDS encoding sigma-70 region 4 domain-containing protein, protein MTRDHHFQARLRAWNALPDRDRAIFASVRIDGLAYDEAARSHGCTANDVEQVIVRVLVALMGSG, encoded by the coding sequence ATGACGCGCGATCACCACTTCCAGGCGCGCTTGCGCGCCTGGAACGCACTGCCGGACCGCGACCGTGCGATCTTCGCTAGCGTTCGGATCGACGGACTGGCTTATGACGAAGCGGCGCGCAGCCATGGCTGCACGGCAAACGACGTCGAACAGGTTATCGTGCGCGTCCTCGTTGCCCTCATGGGAAGCGGATGA
- the ygfZ gene encoding CAF17-like 4Fe-4S cluster assembly/insertion protein YgfZ, whose protein sequence is MTDATPATPAATTLADRRLIRVAGEDVRGFLQGLVTQDVAGLTPDAPRWAALLTPQGKALFDFILWAQGEAVLIDAEASQAEALARRLAMYRLRRAITIDPVEGLAAHWSRDAEEHPHDPRLAELGHRWLAPTGEAASGWTAHRLSLGVTEGVGELGSGETLWLECNARELNGVSFTKGCYVGQENTARMHHRSKVNRRLVVAPLAQAGDRTRAVYPELSLMVEHRRVDSLGDAIRPDWLAAALLADQD, encoded by the coding sequence ATGACCGATGCCACCCCAGCAACGCCCGCCGCGACCACTCTGGCCGACCGCCGCCTGATCCGTGTCGCGGGCGAGGATGTGCGCGGTTTTCTGCAAGGGCTGGTAACGCAGGATGTAGCGGGACTGACGCCCGATGCGCCGCGCTGGGCCGCGTTGCTGACGCCGCAGGGCAAGGCGCTGTTCGACTTCATCCTGTGGGCGCAGGGCGAGGCGGTGCTGATCGACGCAGAGGCATCGCAGGCCGAGGCGCTGGCCCGGCGGCTGGCCATGTACCGGCTGCGCCGCGCGATCACCATCGATCCGGTCGAGGGGCTGGCGGCCCATTGGAGCCGGGATGCCGAGGAGCATCCGCATGATCCGCGCTTGGCCGAACTCGGGCATCGCTGGCTGGCCCCGACGGGTGAGGCCGCAAGCGGCTGGACGGCGCACCGGCTGTCGCTGGGCGTAACCGAAGGCGTAGGCGAATTGGGATCGGGCGAGACGCTCTGGCTGGAGTGCAATGCCCGCGAACTGAACGGCGTGAGCTTCACCAAAGGCTGCTATGTCGGGCAGGAGAATACCGCGCGGATGCACCATCGCTCGAAGGTCAACCGGCGGCTGGTCGTGGCACCGCTGGCGCAAGCGGGCGACCGGACCCGCGCGGTCTATCCCGAGCTAAGCCTGATGGTGGAGCATCGCCGTGTCGATTCCCTTGGCGATGCGATCCGCCCCGATTGGTTGGCGGCGGCGCTGCTGGCCGATCAGGACTGA
- a CDS encoding tyrosine-type recombinase/integrase has product MGKLTALKIRSLIEPGRYSDGDGLFLEINGKGAASWVLRVQNKGKRQDIGLGSLKAVSLKDAREAAFFTRQKIAQGIDPVAERKQERQVIPTFRKAAEMVHEEHKEAWKNGKHQDQWIATLKSYAFPKMGDRLVSEIEGPLIRDVLAPIWLTKPETARRVRQRIGTVLDWSYARGFRATEAPMRSLSKGLPRQPKKENHFAALPYASVPNFLEKLGERESVGRVALEALILTAARSGEIRGATWSELDLEAALWTIPAERMKMGRVHVVPLAPEAVAVFERVKTFKIGASELVFPGQNVKKPLSDMTLLKILRDMELTVTVHGFRSAFRDWVADQTDYSGEIAEAALAHTVSNKVEAAYRRTDFLDKRRLLMREWAAFCKKTPPPSTDGRDDESNA; this is encoded by the coding sequence ATGGGAAAGCTCACTGCGCTCAAGATCCGATCACTGATCGAGCCCGGACGCTATTCGGACGGGGACGGCCTGTTTCTCGAAATCAATGGCAAAGGGGCAGCTAGTTGGGTCCTTCGCGTCCAGAATAAGGGAAAACGCCAGGACATCGGGCTGGGATCACTCAAAGCGGTTTCTCTCAAGGATGCCAGAGAGGCCGCGTTCTTCACGCGCCAGAAGATCGCCCAAGGCATCGACCCCGTCGCGGAGCGGAAGCAGGAGCGGCAGGTCATTCCGACGTTCCGCAAGGCCGCCGAGATGGTCCATGAGGAACACAAGGAGGCGTGGAAGAACGGCAAGCACCAGGATCAGTGGATCGCGACGCTGAAGAGCTACGCCTTCCCCAAGATGGGTGACCGCTTGGTCAGTGAAATCGAAGGCCCCCTGATCCGGGACGTGCTGGCTCCCATCTGGCTGACGAAGCCGGAAACGGCGCGTCGCGTACGGCAACGTATCGGTACCGTTCTCGACTGGTCCTACGCACGCGGGTTTCGCGCGACCGAAGCGCCAATGCGGTCGCTTTCCAAGGGGCTGCCTCGTCAGCCCAAAAAGGAGAACCATTTCGCGGCCCTGCCTTATGCATCCGTACCGAACTTCCTTGAAAAGCTAGGCGAGCGGGAATCGGTGGGCCGCGTTGCGCTGGAAGCGCTTATCCTGACGGCGGCGCGGTCGGGCGAAATCCGGGGGGCGACCTGGTCTGAGCTCGACCTCGAAGCTGCATTGTGGACGATCCCCGCCGAGCGGATGAAAATGGGGCGAGTACATGTCGTGCCCCTCGCACCCGAAGCGGTGGCGGTGTTCGAGCGCGTCAAGACTTTCAAGATTGGCGCTAGCGAGTTGGTGTTCCCCGGCCAGAACGTGAAGAAGCCGCTGTCGGATATGACGCTCCTCAAAATCCTTCGAGATATGGAGCTCACTGTGACAGTACATGGGTTTCGGTCGGCATTCCGGGACTGGGTGGCGGACCAGACGGACTACTCGGGAGAGATCGCAGAAGCGGCGCTCGCCCACACAGTCTCGAACAAGGTCGAGGCGGCCTATCGCCGAACCGACTTCCTCGACAAACGCCGGCTGCTCATGCGTGAATGGGCGGCGTTCTGCAAAAAGACGCCCCCTCCGTCGACGGATGGCCGGGACGACGAGTCCAACGCCTGA